The following nucleotide sequence is from Cicer arietinum cultivar CDC Frontier isolate Library 1 chromosome 2, Cicar.CDCFrontier_v2.0, whole genome shotgun sequence.
tcCAAATTACCTTTGTGTAATAAATCAGCATTCAATTCTAACCTTAAAATGCCATAATAGAGAGTTTACAAAATGAATGGTAAAAACTTGTAGCTAAAACAAACCGAATCTAAAAAAGAACAATTACAAAATGTATAAGAGAGCAATAAATCATTGAATGTAAATATTTCTTCATCTACTTCCATTACTCAAAATGGTAAcaaactttttatatatatattttgttaacaaaatttcatttgatattactttaattttcttcccttttattctataataatatatttgtcttCAATCTTAACTACAAATTTGATGGCTTATTGTTTTCATAATGTCTCCTTTTCAGATTCTTCAATCCAACATGTTACATGACAATTGGTAGCAATGATGGTTTGTTTTCAATTCATTGGAAGCATTCTTTTTCTTCATGACCACCTTTTAATTGAATGGTTATTATTGATCTTCAATTATTGCAAATTTACataaacaagaagaaaaaaaaaagaggatttTTATAGGAAAAAAGTAAAAGGGTTGAATTGATTCACCGTGCAGCTATTGTAGAGAATTCAGACGTtgttcaaaaagaaaaatggagAATAATATGGAGAATGAGCAATATTGGTGTAGCATATGCTCTAAAATGGTTAGTCCAATGaatgaatttgaaaacaaatgtCCATTTTGTGATACAGAATTTGGTGAAGTAATGGAAAATTTAAGGgaccataataataataataataatactaatattaataatattaatgatgCTATTGATTTAAGGTCAGCTTGGGTTTTCTCACTTTATGCACCAATTTTTCTTGGTTTGATGAATGCTTTTGGCCCTTCACTAACTACAATTGCTTCACAAGAAATTGGTAGTAGCATCTCAagagaagatgaaaatgaagagtTTGAACAAGAAAGAGGAAATGAACTTGTTCTTGGAAGAACAAGAACAAGGACTTCAACTTATATGATGCATCTCTTTAGAGGCCTTCAAGTTAGAATGGTTTCACAATCTCAAAACATAGAACACAATAGGAAcaacaatgataataataataataatggtaacaataataatagtataCTTGTTATTGATCCATTCAATGAAGGTGCATTAATTGTGAGAGGTCCTAATTTGAATCACACAAATAGGATTAATGAAAATACTAGTGTTGGATCTTTGAATGATTTTGTGGATGGGTCAGGATTTGATTTATTGTTACAACATTTGGCACAAATTAGTCCTAGTGGATATGCAAGTATTAACCCTCCAACAAAAAAGGAAGCAATTGAAGCAATGGAAAATGTGACTAATGATGAAAAATTGCAATGTACTATATGTTTGGAGGATGTTGAAATTGGAAGTGTAGCTAAAGAAATGCCATGCAAGCACAAATTTCATAGTGATTGCATTGTGTCATGGCTTAAACTCCAtagttcttgtccaatttgtaGGTTTCAAATGCCTTGTGAGGATTCAAATGTTTTGGCTAATTTGGAAAATGGAAATAGggataatgatgataataataataatgaggtTTTTAGAGGTAGAGGAGAAAGGGGTAGAAATGGAAGAAGGAATTGGTTTCCTGTGCTTCAATCATTTAATAATTTCCTTCcttttccttgattaagtataCTTTGATGGAGTTGGAATTAGACATCAAGAGTTACCATCTTGACATGTCATGCTAAGGATTTATTTCAAATTGTATATATGTTTTTAGATTGTATAGTATGATTTTATGTAAAttcaaatatgtatatatatttatcttttaatatttgcaaTACAAGAATAAATTTTACTAGTAATTTATAGTGTTATTGCGAGTATCTTAGATTTAATTATCTCTAACTTTTATCTcgatatcaattttttatgtataaCTATTTTAGGCATGAATTACATTGAATCTCGATATATTATGTTATGTTGAATATTGATTCACTATGATGaatccaaatttaaatttatcataataTTGAATCAATACTTAAATTTAGCAGTCAATCGAATTTTGTATAGTCAACCATTGTTCTTTTACCATTTCatttttgaattgtaaattatttttaggttcaatttttttgagaaaattcCCTTTTTTCTTCCACTAAGAAAATGTTCTAATAATCAACCAAATGAAAACAATATTATTACAATacattaacaaaacaaaaatatttattaattaaagtgtcACTAACGGTCATTTTACAAGTGCCTCTGAATTTAAATTCGATACCTTGAGATCATAAGGTTAAACTCTTAccactaaataaaaaatagaatttttttttctctttttattacTTCTCATAAGAAAGAGATTATTAGAATCCAACAAAAAAGGAACATCATCGTTACATCACATAAAATCAAAatcccattttttattttcacagAAACCAAATAGGGAATAAGTCATAAAAATGAAGAGAAAGATGAATATGAGATGATCTATTATCTGTTGTTATAGTAAACATCCTTGTGAGACAATTGAGTTGTTGTTGATGACGACGACAACGATGGCGAATATGTTAAGTGTCTTTCTTAGAAATAGTTACATTATTGATATGGTTTTCAATAATATGTTCCaatttttagtttgattttgTGAATGGACATTAACGGTAAAAGGGAAAAGATAAcgtttgataaaaattaataaaataaagaagaaaataataaataagaagttcaagacaataaaaataagaatttgaagaaaaaacttaattatttgTGTTTGAAGAGAAAGAAGATATAGAAGACATGAAGATTGAAGAaatctattttttgtttataaaaataaaaattaattcaaataattataatttattttttaattagagttGCCACCTCATTACGGTCAAACACACGTCAATAATTTAACTgtcatataattatttttaacggaagttttttaaaatgataacgGTGcaagtaaatttttatttatagattaaTGTTGTAAATGATATGAAACATAAATGATccaaaaaagatatatttaaagaaCATCCGGAATATATGAATTAGACTTAAAAGATAGAATGCAGACGGCACAATACTAAtgcatatttttcttaattttgttaacaatatgaattaataaagaaaaagaaaaagatgaatatataaaaacttATGAATTTAAGAATTATAAAAGtagtatataataaaatatataaagactAAACTACCATTAACCTAATTAtctaacaaatttatttgaataattcaTTATTTGTAATGTAGCTAGGCTGTAGAATAATTGGCAAGTTTTTGGGTCACCGGATAAGATTCATACAACTTGAACAACACATATAAGTTCAAGTTTTTTACATAAAAGTTTACATTCAAGAAAAATTATTGGATATTAGAATCTATATACGATTCtcataaaaattacaataaacaaTATACTTTCTTTTACGATGTGTGATGATTGAAAGTAgaaacaataatttattaagaTCTAATCTatctattttctttccttctttCTTAGGACCCCTTTTTTTAATGgctattgacaaaaaaaaaattatggtagaGACATAACccttaaaatcatcatcaatAACTCTCATCAAGGTATTACTTTTTATAAAGGTCACTTgcacatttttatattttcatatattgagTAGAGATGTGGTGTCAAAGTCTCTTGTGGTCCTAGAGTATTTTGACTTGTTGTTGCTCTCGTGCTCCCTAGAATTCCCCAACAACTGATGTTAGAGTCATGATTTAGTTTGGTGGAAGAGCGAGAGTAAATCCTTGTATCGAAAGTCTTACTAGCGATGTACTCTAAAGCTGAGTCCCATTGTTAATAACGACAATGCAAGTATAAGAAGTGGTAGACTCACACTTGAGGGAAGATTGTTGGGTTTAAGTATAAGTGGTTAAGTTCTACATCGACTATGAACGTGTTAAATGTTGAATATATAAGGGTGGTGGTGATACATATACCTATTGCCTTAAGGTTTTGAGGTAAAGATGTGGTGTCAAAACTTCTTGTGGTCTTGAACAATGGACTGTTGTTGCTCTCGTGCCCCAGACTTCCCAACACCATGTTATTAAATAACACTATTTATATGAgtcataataattaattaatatcaaaagttaatattgttaaataaataaaaaaaaatcaatctttACTTCTAAAGCTGTGTTTGTCGTTATTTCATAGAGTTAAAATCgtcaattattataaatgagATCAATTTTTTTAGCAATCTCAATTTCAATATAAACATTCATGTAATCTCTAAGAAAATCAACTTTTATCTTATTtcgtaattttatttttatatataatttttgttgctAAAAATGCACATTCATTGATTGTTGATGTTACTAGAAAAGTCAACACAAGTCATAATACCCTCTTAATCAATAGataagaatttgatttatcggTTTCAATCAACTTTTGATATAATTCATCAACAATAGACAACATCtgaaaatcaatatttttaagtacATCAAACTCATAATGTTACAATCCATATTGTAATTGAGTCTGTTCTTAAATAGAAAAATCTAATCTtttaaatttctcaaaaaagtatttaataaccaaaatataaaactaaaaagaaacaccttataaaatatgatataaaatttaaaataaaaaagaaatatacaaaCATAAAACTATAATAGcatatttgtattaaaaaattgacaaaaaaattgaaggaCTAGTGTCCCCTTCTAACTCCGGCTCTGGTTACAACACATGCAATTAACATATGCAAATTCTATCACATAGTACTGCAAATGTTACAGTTTTATTTTCCAATTATATAACCTAATCAATGTGGATGTACGTGGCTTATGTCATGAACATCAATGCCTCACAAATGACCATATTTCgaaatcattaaataaaaaaaaaaaaaaaatacatttatggAGTTGGGAGTGGATAAGGTGTGGATAAAGGAGTTTGGAGTCATAAAGTGTCACTATTCactcttcatttttttatgtTCCTTCCCCACCAATGAGTCGCACGTAgagatgggaataggctaggccgtccgacaggggtTTATGGCATGGCCTACTTATAGCCTGACCTGGCCtgcctgtttaataaaaaggtcaagTTCagactgtttttaaagcctatttatataaataggtcagactcaggcttgtaaaaaagcctattaggcctgacagaccggcctatatatattttatatgtattccattctctattttttcttcttctaatttccattgcacaCACTCcaacaaaaatgtatgaaaacaacatatttttttataaaaatcgatattatttatttgttactttatattttataaaaaccaatactatttatttgttatctttatatatattattagtatataaatttagaaaccctaattgtttattattactgaatatgagtttgtttgagaggtaatattccAAGTtttttgagaggtaataataggtgcgtttgtttcaataaaaaatttattcttttaaatcaaaaactattttttagggtttaaaaggtatttgtttcatattttttaaaaattattttgctagaaaaattatatatatatatatattattactaaatatgatgttgcacgagaggatttgtttgagaggtaataatcggAGTTTGTTTGACaccatttgtttgagagataataatgggtgcgtttgttttaataaaaaatttattcttttaaactaaaaatcattttttagggtttaaagggtgtttgtttcatattaacttttaaattattttgttagaaaaattatttttaatgtgaataaggcttttaaataggcttacaggccaggtcatgataggccgtaggtcagactcaggccggaaaaaaagcctatcataggccgtaggccaggcttaggccttaAAAATTCATCGTGGTCTTTCAAAGTCTGGCCTGGTCTGACCTATTCCCGCCCCTACTCGCACGTGCATCATGTCATATTTATagcattaattatatttttcaacaaatatGTTCCAATTAAATGTATGTGATTGCTTCTAACTACGCTACTAACTATTATATTAACCAATGTACTTTAGTAAATCaggttcattttattttaaatattagtacaacaattaatttttttaaatgtgttttatgaataattttaaatgatatttaatataAGATAGACGAAATATCATATTAACAATTGTTCTTCCTCTAATAAGTTACATATTGGTTCTCAAACACTGTAGTTCCACCAAATTTACTATttgttaaacatattattaacttATACGTGACCGACATTAGGTGTAGAGAGTCTACCATAAGATTTGGTGTTTCTATATAATCCAACAGTGATAGTTGTTTTAAATTGTGATCTTTTGTTGAAATACT
It contains:
- the LOC101512035 gene encoding uncharacterized protein; amino-acid sequence: MENNMENEQYWCSICSKMVSPMNEFENKCPFCDTEFGEVMENLRDHNNNNNNTNINNINDAIDLRSAWVFSLYAPIFLGLMNAFGPSLTTIASQEIGSSISREDENEEFEQERGNELVLGRTRTRTSTYMMHLFRGLQVRMVSQSQNIEHNRNNNDNNNNNGNNNNSILVIDPFNEGALIVRGPNLNHTNRINENTSVGSLNDFVDGSGFDLLLQHLAQISPSGYASINPPTKKEAIEAMENVTNDEKLQCTICLEDVEIGSVAKEMPCKHKFHSDCIVSWLKLHSSCPICRFQMPCEDSNVLANLENGNRDNDDNNNNEVFRGRGERGRNGRRNWFPVLQSFNNFLPFP